The nucleotide window TAACGTTATGGTAACTTCCAAGGAATGGGTGCTGCTATGTTAGAAAAAGACAGTttacaccgggcggtggtggcacacacctttaatcccagaactcaggaggcagagccaggtggatctctgtgagttcgaggccagcctggtctccaaagcgagttccaggaaagactccaaagctacacagagagaccctgtctcaaaacacttaaaaaaaaaaaaaaaaagacagtttggCCTCTCACGTGTCTCATTCTACCCCCCTTTCCACATTGCCCACAGCCTTCAGGCCTCACTGCTCTGCAGCAGTCCAGACCCACCATGGGACTAAACGATGAACAATGGATGTGTCGCCCACCCTTCTCTAACACAGAGAGGGTGCCCCTACCCTTCCCTTATCTGCAGCttttatttttagccttttaAATGGATGCTTAAAAACCATACATATTTTGAGGGAACCACATGTTATGTTTTGATCATGCATACACTGTGTGAGGTTCAAATCAGGGTAAGTTCATCTTTTGCCTGAAGCATTTATCATGTCCTTGTGAAAATATTCAGAATGCTTTTGGCTTTAAAACAATATGCAGTATATTACCATGATCCACAGCCATGTCACCAGCAGCAGGAAGCACAGCTCAGTGTTGCTGACTGTACAGCCTGAATCCCTCTCATAGCCTCACATGCCTTCAGTAGCTCAGTGTTGTGGCTATGCAGCCTGAGCAGCGCTGCAGAGCCTCAGACGCCTCCACTAGAGTAGAGCTGGGATTCTTGACTTGCCACAGAAAAGACTTTCTTCATGAGTCAGACCAAAGCGAAGTCAGCAAGTTTACTGTTGAGGAGAAAGGATGGACATGCGTAAGGAGGTCGGGTGAGGGAGAGGGTCCATCTAAGGGCTTCGGGAGCAGCCATGTTAGTGATTTGGGGGCTTTGGAGTTACATTGTTTGAAGGAGATGATCTATAACTGAggccaaggaagaagaaaaatatatcagTCTCCTTCTGTCTTATTGAaagatatatttttgttgttgtttgttaaatGAAATTATAGGTGATTTATGAGAGTATATGGAAGACTTGAACACGAGGAAGAAATGTGAATAGGATAAAACATTCATCAAAAGAATATATACAAGTGGTTTTGCTTTATATAGTTCAAGCAAAGAGGTTAAAGCATGTATTTTTATTCCAAATATGGTTCACTAGTCATATTAATAAGCCTGTAGGGTTTATAGGAAGCATGATTTCTATGTACAGTTTCTGTGTAGTTGACCTCTAGTCAACTATGTCAAAACTCTTGGCTTAGTCAGCAAGAGACATAACTGAGGTCTAGGTAGGTGAGGGTCAGGGgctctttccctttcccaggtcCTCCTAAGTTCCTTCCTACCTCCCAGTGTCCTCTGGCTTTGGCTGGCTCTGAAGAGGAGAGCAGGTAAAGGGGCTGAAATCAGAAAGTAGATTTGATTGTATTCTGAGTCTAATGTCATGATGAAGAGCATCCACTTAGGAGTCTGGTGAGCCTGGCTTCAGATTCTGGCTTGCCTTTGACTAGTTAACACAGCCGAAGGCaggaagtgtctgtctgtctgtctgtttctactGATGATCCCTACTTCCCAGAGATGGTGGTGTTAGCGCGATGGTTCCTGGTGCCCACTTTCTGTCCCTCATTTCTGCCAGCTGTGACAGGATGGTTAATATAGCTGCCTCAGGAGAAATGGCAGCACTAATTATTGGAGGatcctggatttttgttgagTTATGCCGTAATAAAACTGAAGCCTGATTCCCAAGCTCCAAACACTGAGGTGTAAAAAGCACTAGGTTTTAGTGCGTGATGACACTGTATGTTCCCTTTGCATGtttgtaataaaaatgttaaagctGACAGAGAATATGATATTTAGAAGTACTTTTATGCCTCctggaaataatgaaaagaagaaaagaaaaagagaaagccaggcaTTGAGGCTCACACCTGTATCCTCTAGtgactgaagcaggaaggcagctgtaatttaagggcagcctggcatacatagtgagtttcaggctagcccaggctacagactgagatcccgtctcaaaaaagaaaactagaaagaaagaaagaaagaatgagagggagagagaaagagagaggaaagagagagagagagaacgagcaGTCCAGCCAAAAATGcaaagggggtggggaaggacttgGGAAATAGTTCAatgagtaaagtacttgctgtacaagcctggaGTCCTGAGTTTAgacccccagagcccacataatcCCTCTCCTGGGGGAAATAGagacagccagcctagcttacttgTGAGCTAActcctgctttatttttttaataaatagataaaataagtCATCTACTTAACCTattttaataaatagataaaaaataagTCCCTCCTAAAAATCAATTAAGTCAATAAAAAGATTGACACAGACAGTATAGAAATGGTTGGAGGTTTGGCAAATGGGAAAGTTTGGAGGAGGAAAAGTTGACAGCTAAGtgaagtgtgcgtgtgtgtgtgtgtgtgtgtgtgtgtgtgtgtgtgtgtgtaataaaaatactatacATGTGTTTTGGTGATTATTGTACAActcaatattttatctaaaaaataagatagatgacTCCCAAAGAATGATGTTGGGGTTTGAACTcttcccacacacatgcacctccccacacatgagcacatgcacacacccatacaaagccaactcccccaccccacccccacaaaataaacaaatgaatgaacgaatgaatgaatgaatgaatgagataaATGAAAGAGCAAGCCAGATGTGATGGGGACAGACCACAAAGCAGCCAAGGAAGGCTGAGAGGCAGAATCAGGCTATGACCTCAGCATAGTGGTGGGAAAGAATGGCGTCTAAGTCCTCTGCCTGTCAACTCAATGCAATACTTTGTCAAATGAAGTGCTGGAGACTCGGGGAATCCATATAAACAGGCAGTGAGAATGGGTTTGAAGTCTGGAGGAAATCACATTTAACATGCCTGGGGAAAGAGGCTTCCGAGCCAAACCTTTCCCAATGCATAACCACTCTCAGGGCAGACATAATTTGAGGTCATCTGTAGAGGGCTCTGATACGCAGAAAAAATGAACATGATTGAAACCTTACGTCTCCTTAGGAACAGCTGAAGAACATCTCAGTGAGAGAATATTGTCTGTTAAAAATGAGCCAGTCATAAGCAAAATACTTGATTAAGTTTATTGAATGACATTAGATGAGCAGGAAACATTAAAACAATTGATACAAGAGACTTGTATTTTTGTCTGTGCGAAAGATGTGAATAAAAAAATCATCAGGGCCACAGTGCAAAGGAATGCATTTGTATACTGCTGGAGAGCCTGGAATTTTAAGCCTAGGATCTTTCAACATTGCTGGTTTTAATCTAAGACAATAAATTGTATACAAGAAACCTTTAAAAACTAGAGGGACTCTATTTTCTTCATAGGCTTTTCATTACAGAGACCTACTTTGTATCACGTGAGGCTAGAACTGCATCAGCTGCCCAGGAAGCTTCTGGAGACTATTCTGGAAACCTGCTTCCCCTAAGGGTATAGAACGATGGAAACACACCCTGTAACGTTCTTATTAATACAAGATACAGGTCCTGTTCTTCTACAACCCAGGACAGTTTCACATTAAACAACAGGTCTATTACCAAACATGTGCCAAGTGGGTTGTAACGTAACACCTATCCTCAAAAAACCTTCGTTATTTGTGGAACAAGGATGTAGGCTGAGTACACAGTCGTGTTTGTTTGCaaaaggaatttcttttcttgGAAATTCTTCAACTAAGAGCAAAGCTAAAATTCAAAGCAGGGATAAGGAGGATGCAGGTGACCTTTGGAGGACAGGGGCTTCAGGTCGTCCTTCTCTTGCTCACTGGAGCTGGGGgagttgaaaatatatttttgctgtgaattaaacaaaaataagtcACACTTAGAGGAATGCACACAAGACACTAGAGCTTCCCTTTGGTGACATCAAATAACCACTGTTGTGCACACTTGCTTCAGCTTACTCAACAGCTGGAATGACAGCTTACTCAACAGCTGGAATGAGTCAGCCCTGTTCTAGCCAACACCCACTAACAGCAAAACAGGCATTTGCCCTACAAACTTTTCCTAACTGTAAAGTATTCCCCAACTCGTCTGGTTAGGAAAGCTCTCAGGGTACTTAACTCACCTCTGTGCAAATTTTAATACTCTTTGTAACCATCTGGCGAGAGGATTCACACATAGAACTTTCTTACTCTTCGTCCAGACCCTggggagaaataaacaaaactaaaattgaaACAGTGGTACATTTTGGTCcatcctgtatttttttaataatgaagGGAGTTGATTGTGAAAATAATTATTCctagaagaatgaaatttgagCAAGAAGTTTTGAACCTGGAATAAGCGGTTTGTGGTGTGAGGCTTGTGGAGTCCAAGTTGACAGAAGAGACTGTCTTGTCAATAATCTTTATATGAGTTGGAGAGGAGCTGAAACGCTGACTCCAAAGTTGGGTCACTTTTAGAGTTCTACCCCAGGATCACTTAAATGTCTTGTCCACTGAGCTCAGGGGAATAAAACAGATTAGAAAATGTTGTCTTGAAATgttttatctgaaaaaaatatatgaatatctTTGTTTCAAAGCTGATTGGTCTCAGTGACATTTCTCCAAGCCACCAGTTGGCAAGACTTTTCCTGATCTAAGAAATTAATAAGAACAAAGCCAACTCAGTTTAAAGCTGGTCTGAGATCTGTGAGGTCCTGGGTCTTCTCCATAACACTGTCCACAGAGATGaatgaaggggaagaaaagaagcgGGGAGAAGGGAGGGCAAAGGATCACTGTGGGAAGAGCTGCTGCTAAAAGTGAGCTTCTAGCACGGAGAGAGACTCTGTGCCAGCCTCCTTCCAGGGCTGTGTAGGAGGGAAGGCGTTCTGACTCCATCCCTGCCTAGGAGTGCTGCAGGCGGGTTAGCCTGCTGAAGCCTCAGTGAGTTCACATCTCTAACCCCAGTTTCAGCCTCTGTAACCACAACAGACAGACTTCGGTGGAGCAGCTTGAGAAATAACACGAGTGAGCAAGGGTAACAGCTTTGGATTGCTGAAAAACAAGTCCTCAAATACTCCAAATCTTCATGATTAATTTCAGATATTTAGCAACATCAAGCTGGTCTCCGAGATTCTTGCTACTATACGGTTGCTAGTTACAAATATCTGATTTTCATTTGAAGAGAGAacttatgtaatttttttctcgAGACCTACACGACTTCAGTCCTTGGGCAGCCATTCCCAGGAGGTGTGACTTGAATCCGCTCTATGAGGTTTGGAGGGACAAAGGCCAAGCTCATTCTGGGACATCTACACTTGAGGTTTGTGTAATGGGCCTCCAGGATACCTGTAAACACAGAATCAGCCACTTCAACCCATTGGGCCTATGACTTAGAAATAGAACTGAATTATCAATTATATCATGCATTTGAAGAGGCAAACATTTCAAGCCAGCACTTCTAGCCGCCTatgctttttgtttgtatatttgctTGTTTTGCCTTGTTTACTATCAAATGTTTTCTACCAAAATCTTAATTGAAATAAACTTAGCTCTTCAAAATTGTAACGTTCCTTAACTGTGCTAGCAGCATTGTGTTGGCACTCAGGTGATTTCAGAACTGATGCTTTAGGGACATACAACTCTGTTACGACTGATTCGATGTGAAATCAACTGATCTCCACTCCCAACACAAAAGCAGACGACCAGATCCTGCCAGAGACTTGCAGATACTGTAAGCATCTCTCTCACACATAGAATCCTTTCTCTGAGCACACCCCTctgctctccccatctctctatcTGAGAAAACACATGGAGGATGCTTCTTCATTTATGCTTAATATCTTGGTTCTCGATCTTAGTCACAAATTATTGCCAAATGAAAACCAATAACAAAAATTCAAGACTGTATTCAACCACAATACTTACTAGTTATAGACATTTTATTGGTAATTCATCTCAAGGTTTTTCATGAAgtctaaggtttttgttttgtttttgttttttaagaaatcaTTGCTGGGAAATCcaagcatttgagaggctgacaaaggatgatttttttttttttttttttttttttttttttttttttttagttcaaaaCCACTTACTGAGACCTtatctcccaaaacaaaacaaacaaacaaaagatacttATCAAATCTTTTGTATAAGTAAAAGTCTCAAGTTCCTACATAGCTTAACAGTATTGTGGGCTAAACCAAGGGGACAATAATTAGACCACCACTGAGGCAGTATTACACACAGACCGCTGCACTAACATCAGCAGCAAAGCTTcatgggagaggggagagacGAGCTGTGAAGGGTGAAAATGGGGGTGGAGGGACTTCCACATCTAAGTGTAATTGTCTGTCCTGTAAACCGGGGTGTTTCCTTTTGCCCACACATCCACCCCTTCCTCTGTATACACATCTCGCCACTTCAGTTAGGCATTTATCTACTCATGCAGAAACAGCTGCCTCATTCAGGCTGAAGTCAGCTGCTTGCCTCCGCTTTCTTTAGAGTGTCAGGGCCTTACTCCATGCAACTGTACTGGGAATGTTGGACCAAGGTTGatcaagaggcagagcaaagaGGAGCCATGCAAAGAAGTCTTCCTAGAGGGGCCCAAGCTGACagcctagcaacacacacaccaaacctcaGTCCCATGAACACTCACTGCCCAGTAGCTCCTCTTACTACAAATACAAATCTTCACACTTTGAAAGCTTCcatttttaaagagttaaatCCCTGGGAACCCCACACTTCAAAATCTAGAAGCAGCCGAGTATTTTCCCCGCTTTAGTAAGACTTCCTTCCCAGCTTTAATGGAAGAAGACATGGTGAGGACCGCTTCTGTTCAAAGGCTAGTGAAATCATAAGTGAAAGTTCTCACCGTGGCCTGGAGAGAGGCAGCTGGCCAGCAGGAGAAGCACGGCTGCTGTGCTGAGCCGCATCCTGCCGGGAGGTGGAGTTCAACCCTCAGCTCAGAGTCCAAGCGTGCATTCCCAGCTCCAGGCTCTTACTTATGTACACCAGTGAGGGCCCTCCCACGGCCTCTGTCACCAGTGGGTCAGCTGCAGCGTCAGTCAGTTTTCAAACCCCCAAAGAGTGCTGAGTTTgcctttacagaaaaagaaattcatcCTGCAAAATGTATGACTTTGCCCTAGAGTACTGTTAGGATAACTAAGTGTTTTGTGAAAACGTAGATTTAAAATGTCAGGGATGCTGTGGAGATttgagggtaaaaaaaaaaaagttatcagtTTGTAGACACCCCCAAGCCCTGCTCCAAGAACTCTCTTTTTTTAGTGCTAGAGAGGAAACCCATGGTCTAGAATAGGCTAGATAAACAATCTACCACAGAACCCCTGCCCAGGCCACAAGGCACACTCCAGGAGTGCTACTGGTGCTTGTGGCTTTGACTGCTTCCCGCAGTGGAAGGTCCCTCAAATTTctccatacattcacacataagCTCCATGACACGAGGACCTCCCTCCGTACATCGCTCCATCATGTCCCCAGCCCTTGCAAGAGGGCTCACCCTTGGCATGTGCTCAGCAAATATTTAGACACCTGACAGACACTCCTTCACTTAAAGATCCTCAAGCTGGCTGTGCCATAGATTTTTCTACCAAACCTTGCCACCTCTTCGTTTTCCTATCTGAGATGATGGTTACACAGGATGGAAATCTTCCAAGGGGAAACCATGTGTCTAGTCCTCGGTGTGCCTGGGTCATGAAGAGAGGAGGGTAGGGAACGGCTTTGAGATGGGCATCTTTGCGGCTGCACTTGAAAGTTAGTAAGCTGAGAGCCGTGTGTCCGTGGAGACTCATTAGAGCATCAGCTGTGGGACTTTGTACATAGACTGTTCAACTTAAGCACCTGTGAGGCTTGGTTTGGacaacaccaaggaaacagcCTCCAGCCTTACCCAGTTTGCTATGGATTCTTTGGTGTAAAGGAGGGAATTTGTGTAATGGCTAGCCTGTCTTTCCTGCCAATGACCTGACCTGGATAAGTGTAGACATATCACACACCTTGGatcatggagaaatcaagtttaGTTTTCTGGAGTGACTTCTTAAACAATTTGATGCCATGAATCTAGTACTGAATGTTCGATGTCCTCAGTACTCTAGCTTGTTTGGgcgggcatgtgtgtgtgtgtgtgtgtgtgtgtgtgtaagagagagacagagacagagacagagagagaaccctTTGTTCAAAGAGCAGCTCTTCCTTTGGGGTCGAAGGACTGTAACAATAGGAAACTTAATCTTGAGACAGTTTAGACCACCGTGTCCTGCCTGGCACTTCTAGCTATTTGAaagttctccccacccccagtagtGGGAATCGAATGATCCAGAGTCTTGAACATACAGGGCAAATGCTCTATCATTGGGCTATGCACCCTACCCAGGTTCTTCCCTATGTGTGTGACAGCAGATTCTCTAGTAGTTCATGCCTTGTGCCCCTCCTTGGATTGTGGCTTCAGACACTTGAAATCAGAATTAGTCTTTGGGTTTTCCTGGGAGACTGATGTGGAGATGGACTTTGAACTAAGAAATTTATTCAGAATAACTCCTGAGACGAtaaagaggggagaagggagactTGGACCACAATGCTGATGGGATGAAGCCTGAGACCACACACCAGGAAGCTCTGGAGAAGAGACCTATTGCAAGGGCCTCTAACAGACAGAATGTCCCCGTGCCCAGCAAAAAGGAGAGGTGTGACAACCACAGGAGAGGTGGGGACAAAGGTGCCTGAAAGAGAGCTCTGGATAAATCCAGCAAACTTCTAAATTAGCTTTTGATAGAATACCTCGGCTACAAAAAGTAGACTTCTTATGAATTACAGCTGGCCCTGCCCAAACCACTCTCGGGGCCAGACTGTCTCCCAGCAGCCTGTCTCGACAGAGCAGACAATGCAGGAGGGAGGAACTGTAAGCATCTAtgtctacatctatatctattatgtagagatagagatagatatagatgtagatatagatacagatacagagagagagatagggggagagagagagagagagagagagagagagagagagagagagagagatctccctGAAGCTGCACTTGCCGTGCCCCAATCCCCTCTGTAGACTccaggtgtctccctctcttctctcacaCACCCTTTTCCTGAGGGAGAGTGTCTGTCCTCTGCTGTTTGAAATGAATGGTCCAGTCTGTTGCAGTCAGTATCCAGCGCCTTCTCTGCCTCCAGCCTCTTTAAGCAGCCTCAGAAATCTAATGACTTTGATTAAAACACAGCCACCAGGCCTGAGAGGTAATTCCAGAGAAATCCTGAGTCTGATTTCAGTCCCTTCAAACTCAGAATTCTGTCTTTATTCTATGCTGTCCATTCTGCCCCAAGATAGGACTGGTGGTTGGACTGTTCTGGTCGCCAGATGGTTCCAGAAGATGGATTCTTTAATATCATTTAGAGTAGAGGGACGTATTCTAAAATCTTAGAAGCCCAGGAACAAGAAATTTGAGCTGATAGGACCAGATGAAAATATTCTACTTTCGAATTTTTAAGGTGTTGttactgatttgtgtgtgtgtgtgtgtgtgtgtgtgtgtgtgtgtgtgtgtgtgtgtgtgtgtgtgtgtgtatgtgtgtgtatgtgtatgtgtgtatgtgtgtgtgtgtgcacatgcatgtgtgtgtatgtgtgtgtgtgtgcacatgcatgtgtgtgtatgtgtgtgtgtgtgtgtgtgtgtgtgtatgtgtgtgtgtatgtgtgtgtgtatgtgtgtgtatgtgtgtgtgtatgtgtgtgtgtatgtgtgtgtgtatgtgtgtgtgtatgtgtgtgtatgtgtgtgtatgtgtgtgtgtatgtgtgtgtgtatgtgtgtgtgtgttatgtgtatgtgtgtgtgtatgtgtgtgtgtgtatgtgtgtgtgtatgtgtatgtgtgtgtgtatgtgtgtgtatgtgtgtgtgtatgtgtgtgtgtatgtgtgtgtgtatgtgtgtgtgtgtatgtgtgtgtgtgtatgtgtgtgtgtgtatgtgtgtgtgtgtatgtgtgtgtgtgtatgtgtgtgtgtgtgtgtgtgtgtgtgtgtgtgtgtgtgtgtgtgtgtgcgcacatgcatgtgcacacgtgtggaagtcagaagacaacttgcagaaattggttctctcctaccgtGTGGATcccaagaattgaactcaggtggtcaggcctgGCAGCTGAGGCATCTTCTCAGCAAGGCTGAGCAATCTCAGCGGCATGaagagctttatttttaaaacagctttGCAGATGTCTTTGTTAAGAAACACAGATGCATCCAAAATGTGCAGGAAATCAGAAAAGTAAGTTTTCTCCTTGACCTTGTGATAAATCTGATTCTCTCTCTAGATTCATTAGAACTGGGAACCTTGGTACCTTGGACTTTACAAACTGGCATCACAGTTTCTCTCAGGAACCAGTTTAAAAGGTCTGCTGGCTGGCAGGCCTGTACTCCTAGCAACTCAGGATCTCAGAGTAGGAGGACTGAAACTTCAAGGCCAGTCAGTCTTGGGGTCAAGTTAAATTCCAGATCTGCATGGATGATGAAATAGAACTCAATCTCACAATAACTGAAGGTGAAAAAACAAGCTGAGGATAAAGCTCAGGGGCCGTGTTTGCCTGCCAAGCATGAGACCCCTACGCCCTAgtaccaccagcaccaccagcaccactaccaccaccacctccatctccaccagcaccacctccaccaccacctccacctccaccaccaccacctccaccaccaccaccaccaccacaacaacaacaaaaccaaccaacccccagctcctgtcttggAACAAGATTCTCAGGAGGTTGAGCACACTTTAAAGCCTAAGAGACAGAGCCTGGCAGGTCATGGATCATAAGCCGCAGCGTGCTGTGGCCAGCCTTTCAGCAGGATCCCACGCATATTCAAATTATGTTCAGCATTCATTTGTATAAGTTGTCCTTTCGGGGTGATGCACAGATACCCCAGTGACAAAGGACGGGCGACGTGCCCAGAAGACCTGATTCAGAGCAGTGCTCCAGCAGTCAGGGTGTTCTGTGAAGTTACTGAAAAGTGGAATGCACTGAAATCAGGAGATGGCATTACTGACGGACAGAGCATCCGCTGGTCTAGGTTGTCAGCAGGCACTGAAAAGAGGGTCCACACCAAATGATTGATATGATGAAAATTCCTTTCACTTTCAAAGCACTTTGTAATAACTGAGGCAAACACCACTgtgacaaaactgaaaaaaaaattttttttcacgCCACTCCACGTAGGCAGAAAACAGAAACCGACTTTATTCTGTGAACAAATGTGTTATCCGCTGAACATCTGCATCTGATTGCCTCCATATCCCTTTCGGCAAGATAGCAAAGCTTTACAGCTTAGGGGTGGGGCCCTGCGGGCCAGATGTCTGGGTTTACACCTCAACACTAGCAATTACTAAGCTGTTAATTCTCCATGCTAGCGCTCTTGTGGCAGTGACTGTGGGTCAGGACCAGCTGCACCGTCCGGAGAGTCATGTGGACTGTGTCATAGTGGTTAGAAAGTGCTGCAAATCTCTGGGCAGATTCCATTCAAGGAATGCCAGATTTGGTTTTTCACCTttgtgaaaacacaaatattaaaatatacgTCGGAATGGCTGTGGTTTAGACAGTGAGTCATTCCTGACATGACTTAAAATGTCACTTAGGTTCAGTTGGACACCTTCATGTTTGCAGAAGCTCTCTGTCCCTCTTGAGAAGAACCTATCACACTCTCTTAATTTTCCCCCAGAAGACACCTGAAGAAATTCGTATTTAATCTAAATGGACTACAGCTCTGCAAAggaagtgggttttttgttttgttttgttttgtttgttgttgttatcattttCTTGCTTCTATTGGATTTTAGACAACTCTATTATAGAGTTATAACTGAGGCACAAAGGACTGCAGGTATTTAATATGAGCTGTTGGGTATATCTGGACAAATGTAAACACTGGCATTGCCCATCATTTTCCCCTCAAATGAACGGCTTTCGAAAACCTATTGTTTGCCAAGCAATGATCTCAAGACCGCTACCAGTGGAGAAGTCACTTGTAAAAAGAAATTAACTCCA belongs to Onychomys torridus chromosome 10, mOncTor1.1, whole genome shotgun sequence and includes:
- the Cxcl13 gene encoding C-X-C motif chemokine 13 is translated as MRLSTAAVLLLLASCLSPGHGILEAHYTNLKCRCPRMSLAFVPPNLIERIQVTPPGNGCPRTEVVVWTKSKKVLCVNPLARWLQRVLKFAQSKNIFSTPPAPVSKRRTT